The following proteins are co-located in the Deinococcus metallilatus genome:
- the sodA gene encoding superoxide dismutase [Mn], with amino-acid sequence MAYQLPPLPYAYDALEPYIDARTMEIHHTKHHQTYIDNANKALEGTEFADLPVEVLITRLDEVPADKKNVLRNNAGGHANHSLFWTVMRGGNGQSSQPSGELAQAINDAFGSFDAFKEKFEDAAKGRFGSGWAWLVVQPGGKLAVVSTANQDNPLMGEAIAGASGTPILGVDVWEHAYYLNYQNKRPDYLKAFWNVVNWDEVARRYQEAKSQAQAQ; translated from the coding sequence ATGGCTTACCAACTGCCCCCGCTGCCCTACGCCTACGACGCCCTCGAACCCTACATCGACGCGCGGACGATGGAGATTCACCACACCAAGCACCACCAGACCTACATCGACAACGCGAACAAGGCGCTGGAAGGCACCGAATTTGCCGATCTGCCGGTCGAGGTGCTGATCACGCGGCTGGACGAGGTGCCCGCCGACAAGAAGAACGTCCTGCGCAACAACGCGGGCGGCCACGCCAACCACAGCCTGTTCTGGACGGTCATGCGCGGCGGCAACGGCCAGAGCAGCCAGCCCAGCGGCGAACTCGCCCAGGCGATCAACGACGCCTTCGGCTCCTTCGACGCCTTCAAGGAGAAGTTCGAGGACGCCGCCAAGGGCCGCTTCGGGTCGGGCTGGGCGTGGCTGGTCGTGCAGCCCGGTGGCAAGCTCGCCGTCGTCAGCACCGCCAACCAGGACAACCCGCTGATGGGTGAGGCCATCGCGGGCGCCAGCGGCACGCCGATCCTGGGCGTGGACGTGTGGGAACACGCCTACTACCTCAACTACCAGAACAAGCGCCCCGACTACCTCAAGGCCTTCTGGAACGTGGTGAACTGGGACGAGGTCGCCCGCCGCTACCAGGAAGCGAAGTCGCAGGCCCAGGCGCAGTAA
- a CDS encoding tripartite tricarboxylate transporter permease, giving the protein MDALHSLFAGFETALTPLNLLWALIGVTLGTLVGVLPGIGPALTVALLLPVTAKLPPVSAFIMFAGIYYGGMFGGSTTSILLNTPGESSSIITALEGNKMARRGRAAAALATAAIGSFVAGTIGTALLTFAAPAIAEIAVQIPPSAKFALIMLAFVTISATFGGSPLRGLTSLFLGLAVGLIGTDLQSGQARFTLGFPELLDGIDFITVVIGLFAIGETLYVASRLRRDKGSVIKLEGGASMSREDWRRSWKPWLRGTALGFPFGAIPAGGAEIPTFLSYTLEKRLTRRPEEFGKGAIEGVAGPEAANNAAAAGVLVPLLTLGLPTSATAAILLAAFQQYGLQPGPLLFVTNGDLVWGLIASLYIGNVMLLALNLPLAPVWARLLLIPRPFLYAGILVFSTVGVYSLNNSVFDLFLLALFGVIGYGMRRFDFPVTPAIIGVILGPVAEAQFRTALQQSNGDFSIFARQPLTAGILLIVAMALILPPVLRMRAARRAALRMRQEPV; this is encoded by the coding sequence ATGGACGCGCTGCATTCCCTCTTCGCGGGCTTTGAAACCGCCCTCACGCCCCTGAACCTGCTGTGGGCCTTGATCGGCGTCACGCTCGGCACGCTGGTGGGCGTGCTGCCCGGAATCGGCCCGGCGCTGACGGTGGCGCTGCTGCTGCCGGTCACGGCCAAGCTCCCGCCCGTCAGCGCCTTCATCATGTTCGCGGGCATCTATTACGGCGGGATGTTCGGCGGCTCGACTACCTCGATCCTGCTGAACACGCCCGGCGAATCGAGTTCGATCATCACCGCGCTGGAGGGCAACAAGATGGCCCGCCGGGGCCGCGCCGCCGCCGCGCTCGCCACCGCCGCCATCGGTTCCTTCGTGGCAGGCACCATCGGGACCGCGCTGCTGACCTTCGCCGCCCCCGCCATCGCGGAGATCGCGGTGCAGATTCCGCCCAGCGCCAAGTTCGCCCTGATCATGCTGGCCTTCGTGACCATCAGCGCGACCTTCGGCGGCAGTCCGCTGCGGGGCCTGACCAGCCTGTTCCTGGGTCTGGCCGTCGGGCTGATCGGTACGGACCTCCAGAGCGGCCAGGCCCGCTTCACGCTGGGCTTCCCGGAACTGCTCGACGGCATCGACTTCATCACGGTGGTGATCGGCCTCTTCGCCATCGGGGAGACGCTGTACGTCGCCAGCCGCCTGCGGAGGGACAAGGGCAGCGTGATCAAGCTGGAGGGGGGTGCCAGCATGAGCCGCGAGGACTGGCGCCGGAGCTGGAAACCCTGGCTGCGCGGCACCGCCCTGGGCTTTCCCTTCGGCGCGATTCCGGCAGGCGGCGCGGAGATTCCCACCTTCCTGAGCTACACGCTGGAAAAGCGCCTGACCAGGCGTCCCGAGGAGTTCGGCAAGGGCGCCATCGAGGGCGTCGCCGGTCCCGAGGCGGCCAACAACGCCGCCGCCGCCGGGGTGCTGGTGCCGCTGCTCACGCTGGGCCTGCCGACCAGCGCGACCGCCGCGATCCTGCTGGCCGCCTTCCAGCAGTACGGCCTGCAACCGGGGCCGCTGCTGTTCGTGACGAACGGCGACCTCGTCTGGGGCCTGATCGCTTCTCTGTACATCGGCAACGTGATGCTGCTGGCGCTGAACCTGCCGCTGGCGCCGGTCTGGGCGCGGCTGCTGCTGATTCCCCGCCCCTTCCTGTACGCCGGGATTCTGGTGTTCTCGACGGTCGGCGTGTACAGCCTGAACAACAGCGTCTTCGACCTGTTCCTGCTGGCCCTCTTCGGCGTGATCGGGTACGGGATGCGCCGCTTCGACTTCCCGGTGACGCCCGCCATCATCGGCGTGATCCTGGGGCCGGTGGCCGAAGCCCAGTTCCGCACGGCCCTCCAGCAGAGCAACGGCGACTTCAGCATCTTCGCGCGGCAGCCCCTCACGGCGGGCATCCTGCTGATCGTGGCGATGGCGCTGATCCTGCCGCCCGTGCTGCGGATGCGCGCGGCGCGGAGGGCGGCCCTGCGGATGCGCCAGGAACCGGTGTAA
- a CDS encoding tripartite tricarboxylate transporter TctB family protein: protein MSDVPSLPPRVAPPAARRGISVPDLLVALGVTLLGVLLLVGSFQIPFGINAVIGPRVFPLIVSVGTTVMGVLLTVNALRGDRAEPAAEEDTDPDAPVNLGAAGIILGGFLLGAVLLPTLGFVLGTAIMYFSVAFAFGERRWGLMVFVSLVVALVTYLVFTHGLGLTLPPGVLKGVL from the coding sequence ATGTCAGATGTTCCCTCTCTCCCGCCCCGGGTCGCGCCCCCGGCCGCCCGGCGCGGTATCAGCGTGCCGGACCTGCTGGTCGCCCTGGGGGTCACGCTGCTCGGGGTGCTGCTGCTCGTGGGCAGCTTCCAGATTCCCTTCGGCATCAACGCGGTGATCGGCCCGCGCGTCTTTCCCCTGATCGTCAGTGTCGGGACGACGGTGATGGGCGTGCTGCTCACCGTGAACGCCCTGCGCGGCGACCGCGCCGAACCCGCCGCCGAGGAGGACACCGACCCGGACGCACCGGTGAATCTGGGGGCCGCCGGGATCATCCTGGGCGGTTTCCTGCTGGGCGCGGTGCTGCTGCCCACGCTGGGCTTCGTGCTGGGGACCGCCATCATGTATTTCAGCGTGGCGTTCGCCTTCGGGGAACGGCGCTGGGGACTGATGGTGTTCGTCTCGCTGGTCGTGGCCCTGGTCACCTACCTTGTCTTCACACACGGGCTGGGCCTGACGCTGCCGCCCGGCGTGCTGAAAGGGGTGCTGTAG
- a CDS encoding Bug family tripartite tricarboxylate transporter substrate binding protein translates to MKKVLSLALLSLFTPLAAAQGINNLRIMAPASPGGGWDQTSRAIQTVLQDQNIVKPVQVFNVPGAGGTIGLAQLYNSKGDGNLLMTMGLVMVGAIQTNNSKVDLSRVTPIARLTGEYEVLVVPASSPYKTMQDLAAAWKANPGGVAIAGGSAGGTDHMLVGLLAKEAGVDPRKMNYVPFSGGGETLAAVLGNQVAAGVAGYGEFEAQIKAGKLRALGISAPKRQAGIPVPTFKEQGLNVDLANWRGIVAPPGISASEKAALVAALDKMHASKEWKDMLATRNWTDLYLSGSKFDVYLKLEANRTRNILKDIGLVK, encoded by the coding sequence ATGAAAAAAGTGCTGTCCCTGGCCCTGCTCAGCCTCTTCACGCCCCTCGCCGCCGCGCAGGGCATCAACAATCTGCGGATCATGGCGCCCGCCAGCCCCGGCGGCGGCTGGGACCAGACCAGCCGCGCGATCCAGACGGTGCTCCAGGACCAGAACATCGTCAAGCCGGTGCAGGTGTTCAACGTGCCCGGCGCGGGCGGCACCATCGGCCTCGCGCAGCTCTACAACAGCAAGGGCGACGGCAACCTCTTGATGACGATGGGCCTGGTGATGGTCGGCGCGATCCAGACCAACAACAGCAAGGTGGACCTCAGCCGCGTCACGCCCATCGCCCGCCTGACCGGCGAGTACGAGGTGCTGGTGGTGCCCGCCTCCAGCCCCTACAAGACGATGCAGGACCTGGCCGCCGCCTGGAAGGCCAATCCCGGCGGGGTCGCCATCGCGGGGGGCAGCGCGGGCGGCACGGACCACATGCTGGTCGGCCTGCTCGCCAAGGAAGCGGGCGTGGACCCCCGGAAGATGAACTACGTGCCCTTCAGCGGCGGCGGCGAGACGCTGGCGGCGGTGCTGGGCAACCAGGTCGCGGCGGGCGTGGCCGGGTACGGCGAGTTCGAGGCGCAGATCAAGGCCGGGAAGCTGCGCGCCCTGGGCATCAGCGCGCCCAAGCGCCAGGCCGGGATTCCGGTGCCCACCTTCAAGGAGCAGGGCCTGAACGTGGACCTCGCCAACTGGCGCGGCATCGTGGCCCCTCCCGGCATCAGCGCCTCCGAAAAGGCCGCGCTGGTCGCCGCCCTGGACAAGATGCACGCCAGCAAGGAATGGAAGGACATGCTGGCGACCCGCAACTGGACCGACCTGTACCTCAGCGGCAGCAAGTTCGACGTGTACCTGAAGCTGGAGGCCAACCGTACCCGGAACATCCTGAAGGACATCGGCCTGGTCAAGTAA
- a CDS encoding ATP-binding protein, whose amino-acid sequence MLLSARREPRHARPGLQGRLVRLHLLVLCAMTLVLVAVQTASLYGQARERLGERAITASRLVARLPNVVAAAAAGMQNPALNAQINALRDEAEADFIVVGNRQGIRLAHPVPERLGQPMEGGDNVEPFAGHEVVSVARGSLGVSVRGKVPIWQGGQVVGVVSTGYLMPQVWHLVAQALLSLAPWFLLALALGTVGAVWAARRLRAEILNLEPEQIAALVGQHRAVLAALREGVIAVDAGGRMTLVSDRAAEMLPPVAPPSPLAAAWPELAGHLSATGPVRQQNVELTLRGQPVLANVEPLSGGFVASFRDRAEALALADELTHARGFVDVLRAQTHEYQNRLHVLSGLLQLGRPDEALRVLDAEIEQGAQFRQLLRDVQVPRLVALLAGKRERAQELGIDFQVAPESSLSPAWERHADTLVTAVGNLTENAFEALNGQPGTVTVLIGEDPEGAQIEVEDSGPGVPPEVAARLFTRGASSKGEGRGYGLAGVHARVLALGGEMRSTRREGCTVFQVNLPPPTTAPAARLEQV is encoded by the coding sequence ATGCTGCTTTCTGCCCGCCGAGAACCGCGACACGCCAGACCGGGGTTGCAGGGCCGCCTCGTGCGCCTGCATCTGCTGGTGCTCTGCGCGATGACGCTGGTGCTGGTGGCGGTGCAGACCGCGTCCCTCTACGGGCAGGCGCGCGAACGGCTGGGCGAGCGGGCCATCACTGCCAGCCGCCTGGTGGCGCGGCTCCCGAATGTGGTGGCGGCGGCGGCGGCGGGCATGCAGAATCCGGCGCTGAACGCCCAGATCAACGCCCTGCGCGACGAGGCGGAGGCGGATTTCATCGTGGTGGGCAACCGCCAGGGCATCCGGCTGGCCCACCCGGTGCCCGAGCGGCTGGGACAACCGATGGAGGGCGGCGACAACGTGGAGCCGTTCGCGGGGCATGAGGTCGTGAGTGTCGCGCGCGGCAGCCTGGGCGTCAGCGTGCGCGGCAAGGTGCCCATCTGGCAGGGCGGGCAGGTGGTTGGCGTGGTCAGCACCGGCTACCTGATGCCGCAGGTGTGGCATCTGGTGGCGCAGGCCCTGCTGAGTCTGGCCCCCTGGTTCCTGCTGGCCCTGGCGCTGGGCACGGTGGGCGCGGTGTGGGCCGCCCGCCGCCTGCGCGCCGAGATCCTGAACCTCGAACCCGAGCAGATCGCGGCGCTGGTGGGGCAGCACCGGGCGGTCCTGGCCGCGCTCCGCGAGGGGGTGATCGCGGTGGACGCGGGCGGCCGGATGACGCTCGTCAGCGACCGCGCCGCCGAGATGCTGCCCCCGGTGGCCCCCCCGTCCCCGCTGGCCGCCGCCTGGCCGGAACTCGCCGGGCACCTCTCGGCCACCGGGCCGGTGCGGCAGCAGAACGTGGAACTCACCTTGCGCGGCCAGCCGGTGCTGGCGAACGTGGAGCCCCTCAGCGGCGGCTTCGTCGCCAGCTTCCGCGACCGGGCCGAGGCGCTGGCCCTGGCCGACGAACTCACGCACGCGCGCGGCTTCGTGGACGTGCTGCGGGCGCAGACGCACGAGTATCAGAACCGCCTGCACGTCCTCTCCGGCCTGCTGCAACTGGGCCGCCCCGACGAGGCGCTGCGCGTGCTGGACGCCGAGATCGAACAGGGCGCGCAGTTCCGCCAACTGCTGCGCGACGTGCAGGTGCCCCGACTGGTCGCGCTGCTGGCCGGAAAACGCGAGCGGGCACAGGAACTGGGCATCGACTTTCAGGTCGCCCCCGAGAGCAGCCTCTCGCCCGCCTGGGAGCGGCACGCGGATACGCTGGTGACGGCGGTCGGCAACCTCACCGAGAACGCCTTCGAGGCGCTGAACGGCCAGCCCGGCACCGTCACCGTCCTGATCGGTGAGGACCCCGAGGGGGCGCAGATCGAGGTGGAGGACAGCGGCCCCGGCGTGCCCCCCGAGGTCGCCGCCCGGCTCTTCACACGCGGCGCGAGCAGCAAGGGCGAGGGGCGAGGCTACGGTCTGGCGGGGGTCCATGCCCGCGTGCTGGCCCTGGGCGGCGAGATGCGCTCCACCCGTCGGGAGGGCTGCACGGTCTTTCAGGTGAACCTTCCCCCGCCGACCACCGCCCCGGCGGCGCGACTGGAGCAGGTATGA
- a CDS encoding response regulator produces the protein MTRVRVLLVEDDLRVARVNRDLLERDPDVHVVGSAATLAQADALAQALAPDLILLDVHLPDGSGLGLLRHWRAQGRTTDVALITAADDEASVRTALAQGAFDYLIKPFTGARLAEVIARHRARRTPRATLDQSHLDRLLGVSGSTPEPLPRGIDPHTLERVAQVLEGAEDALSAEEVGDRTHLSRVTAWRYLEHLVRVGRASLDHQYGLAGRPAKLYRARTGAPGE, from the coding sequence ATGACCCGCGTGCGCGTGCTGCTGGTCGAGGACGACCTGCGCGTGGCCCGCGTGAACCGCGACCTGCTCGAACGTGACCCCGACGTGCACGTGGTCGGCAGCGCGGCCACGCTCGCGCAGGCCGACGCGCTGGCCCAGGCCCTCGCCCCCGACCTGATTCTGCTCGACGTGCATCTGCCCGACGGGAGTGGCCTGGGCCTGCTGCGCCACTGGCGCGCGCAGGGGCGCACGACGGACGTGGCCCTGATCACCGCCGCCGACGACGAGGCGAGCGTGAGGACCGCGCTGGCGCAGGGTGCCTTCGATTACCTGATCAAGCCTTTCACGGGCGCCCGGCTGGCGGAGGTGATCGCCCGCCACCGCGCCCGCCGTACCCCGCGCGCCACCCTCGACCAGTCGCACCTTGACCGCCTGCTGGGTGTGAGTGGGAGCACGCCGGAACCTCTTCCGCGCGGCATCGACCCTCATACCCTCGAACGGGTCGCGCAGGTGCTGGAGGGGGCGGAGGACGCCCTGAGTGCCGAGGAGGTCGGGGACCGCACCCACCTGTCGCGGGTGACGGCGTGGCGCTACCTCGAACATCTGGTGCGGGTGGGCCGGGCCTCCCTCGACCATCAGTACGGCCTGGCCGGGCGTCCGGCCAAGCTGTACCGGGCGCGCACCGGGGCCCCGGGGGAATAG
- a CDS encoding inorganic diphosphatase: MTGPLEGTPVEGVVEWTRGTLDRFVWHGGEVVPYRAEPWPAPVNYGCLPGTLNPADGAEVDAVWLGTPLAVGERVTAVPSGLLRLADGDHKVVFGNLEEHHGGDVLALLAWFPPERGARLEGPQEAAAWLASLTAGG; this comes from the coding sequence TTGACCGGGCCTCTGGAGGGCACGCCGGTGGAGGGCGTGGTGGAGTGGACGCGCGGCACCCTCGACCGCTTCGTGTGGCACGGCGGCGAGGTGGTCCCTTACCGCGCCGAACCCTGGCCCGCCCCGGTGAACTACGGCTGCCTGCCCGGCACCCTCAACCCGGCCGACGGTGCGGAGGTGGACGCCGTGTGGCTGGGCACGCCCCTCGCGGTCGGTGAGCGCGTGACCGCCGTGCCCTCAGGCCTGCTGCGCCTCGCGGACGGGGATCACAAGGTGGTGTTCGGGAATCTGGAGGAACACCACGGCGGCGATGTGCTGGCCCTGCTCGCGTGGTTCCCACCTGAACGCGGCGCGCGGCTGGAGGGGCCGCAGGAAGCGGCGGCCTGGCTCGCGTCCCTGACGGCCGGGGGCTGA
- a CDS encoding 16S rRNA (uracil(1498)-N(3))-methyltransferase yields the protein MAPHRVRVDALAPQMTLGPRETRHLHVLRLREGDEVRVFDGQGTEAAATLTRLEEAHAVLTLGERLTGVAETPQPVTLAVALLKGDKLADVVRAATELGAARVQLLVTRHADAREIGAQKLLRLRRVAEEASKQSRRAVTPEVLAPVPLGELTWQGKLFVAQPGATARLTDHLTWDAPVTVLTGPEGGLSDAEVAALTARGAVAVTLGPRILRAETAPVALLGALVATGV from the coding sequence ATGGCGCCCCACCGCGTCCGGGTGGATGCCCTGGCCCCGCAAATGACGCTCGGCCCACGTGAGACCCGGCATCTGCACGTGCTGCGGCTGCGCGAAGGGGACGAGGTGCGCGTGTTCGACGGTCAGGGCACGGAGGCCGCCGCGACGCTCACGCGGCTGGAAGAAGCCCACGCCGTCCTGACGCTGGGCGAACGCCTCACCGGAGTTGCCGAGACGCCGCAACCCGTCACGCTGGCGGTGGCGCTGCTCAAGGGCGACAAGCTGGCGGACGTGGTCCGGGCGGCCACCGAACTGGGCGCGGCGCGGGTGCAACTGCTCGTCACCCGGCACGCCGACGCCCGCGAGATCGGGGCGCAGAAGTTGTTGCGGCTGCGCCGCGTGGCGGAGGAGGCCAGCAAGCAGTCCCGCCGCGCCGTCACGCCGGAGGTGCTGGCCCCCGTGCCTCTGGGCGAGCTGACCTGGCAAGGCAAGCTCTTCGTCGCGCAACCCGGCGCGACCGCCCGCCTCACCGACCACCTGACCTGGGACGCACCCGTCACGGTGCTGACCGGACCGGAAGGCGGCCTCTCGGACGCAGAGGTCGCGGCCCTCACCGCCAGAGGAGCCGTTGCCGTGACCCTCGGCCCCCGCATCCTGCGCGCGGAGACGGCCCCGGTGGCGCTGCTGGGGGCATTGGTGGCAACGGGAGTGTAG
- a CDS encoding 50S ribosomal protein L11 methyltransferase gives MLVYHLPGTFGTREADLDLLWTAGATGLEERAGIIRAYFDARTDLPPQVSDGDWREEADQDWLAEFKRTLRPVRAGRVTIVPPWLREEVEAGQLPLVIEPGMAFGTGHHATTRLAVEALSDLNLATLGPEGTGARVLDVGTGSGVLAIAAALLGARFAFGVDIDPITIPIARENAEVNGVPAGRVRFEEGTLGEDALTFPEEDVDAYDVLVANLYAELHDLLAGDYAAHLVPGGPLVLTGILTVKLPLVRAALEREGFGDVQETLDDEWALVTARAPLS, from the coding sequence ATGCTCGTGTACCACCTGCCCGGCACCTTTGGCACCCGCGAAGCCGACCTCGACCTGCTGTGGACGGCAGGCGCGACCGGCCTGGAGGAGCGCGCGGGCATCATCCGCGCCTACTTCGACGCCCGCACCGACCTGCCCCCCCAGGTTTCGGACGGCGACTGGCGCGAGGAGGCCGACCAGGACTGGCTGGCCGAGTTCAAACGGACGCTGCGCCCCGTGCGGGCAGGCCGCGTGACCATCGTGCCGCCGTGGCTGCGGGAGGAGGTGGAGGCTGGACAACTCCCGCTGGTGATCGAGCCGGGCATGGCCTTCGGGACGGGGCACCACGCGACGACGCGGCTGGCGGTGGAGGCGCTCTCGGACCTGAACCTCGCCACGCTCGGCCCGGAAGGAACGGGGGCGCGGGTGCTGGACGTGGGGACCGGGAGCGGCGTGCTGGCGATTGCGGCGGCGCTGCTGGGCGCGCGCTTCGCCTTCGGAGTGGACATCGACCCGATCACCATTCCGATTGCACGGGAAAACGCGGAAGTGAACGGCGTCCCGGCCGGGCGCGTGCGCTTCGAGGAGGGGACGCTGGGCGAGGATGCCCTCACCTTCCCCGAAGAAGACGTGGACGCCTACGACGTGCTGGTGGCGAACCTCTACGCGGAACTCCACGACCTGCTGGCCGGGGACTACGCCGCGCATCTCGTGCCGGGCGGTCCGCTGGTGCTGACCGGCATCCTGACCGTCAAGCTCCCGCTGGTGCGCGCGGCGCTGGAACGCGAGGGCTTCGGGGACGTGCAGGAAACGCTCGACGACGAGTGGGCGCTGGTGACGGCCCGCGCGCCGCTCTCGTGA
- the proC gene encoding pyrroline-5-carboxylate reductase, giving the protein MRLAIVGVGKLGLALLEGVTSRGVMPAGEIGLLDANGTRAAELAARTGARNLTPPDLRYAERILISVQPRVFSEISDWLAQENAGYISTMAGVSTAALTRRLGTKRVVRVMPNLAATIGLSQTAITAPREAESAGDLEFARQLFGAVGDVYDLPEHLFNAFTGMSASGPAYAAVFAEALADGGVRMGLPRALAHELAAKLLVSSGELLQGRAHPGLLKDEVASPGGTTIAGLEVLEAAGVRGALMRAVVAATRRGAELGKDQE; this is encoded by the coding sequence ATGAGACTCGCCATCGTCGGCGTCGGGAAACTCGGCCTTGCCCTGCTGGAGGGCGTCACCTCGCGCGGCGTGATGCCCGCAGGCGAGATCGGCCTGCTGGACGCGAACGGCACCCGGGCTGCCGAACTCGCCGCCCGCACCGGGGCGCGGAACCTCACGCCGCCTGACCTGCGCTACGCCGAACGCATCCTGATCAGCGTCCAGCCGCGCGTGTTTTCCGAGATCAGCGACTGGCTCGCGCAGGAAAACGCCGGGTACATCAGCACGATGGCGGGCGTCAGCACCGCAGCCCTGACCCGCCGCCTGGGCACCAAGCGCGTTGTGCGCGTGATGCCCAACCTCGCCGCCACCATCGGCCTCAGCCAGACGGCCATCACCGCGCCGCGCGAGGCCGAGAGCGCAGGCGACCTGGAGTTTGCCCGGCAACTCTTCGGCGCCGTTGGTGACGTGTACGACCTCCCCGAACACCTGTTCAACGCCTTTACGGGCATGAGTGCTTCCGGTCCCGCCTACGCCGCCGTGTTTGCCGAGGCGCTCGCGGACGGCGGCGTCCGCATGGGCCTTCCCCGCGCCCTCGCGCACGAACTCGCCGCCAAGCTCCTCGTCTCCAGCGGCGAACTCCTCCAGGGGCGTGCCCACCCCGGTCTGCTCAAGGACGAGGTCGCCAGCCCCGGCGGCACCACCATCGCCGGGCTGGAGGTGCTGGAAGCGGCGGGCGTGCGCGGCGCGCTGATGCGGGCGGTCGTGGCGGCCACGCGCCGGGGAGCGGAGCTGGGGAAGGATCAGGAGTGA